From Streptomyces sp. Edi4, one genomic window encodes:
- a CDS encoding GNAT family N-acetyltransferase yields the protein MDYLIRPVRADEWLRMKELRLVALADPVAPVAFLETPEQALARPDSFWQERTAGVTRGTSARQFVAETPDGELVGTVVVLVEEVGAKDIFGAEITAPQAHLVGVFVRDEYRGVGLTERLFEAAVEWAWALETPPVERVRLYVHEDNPRAQGFYRKFGFVATGQCAPVVGKAGGVDLEMELVRT from the coding sequence ATGGACTATCTGATTCGCCCGGTCCGCGCCGACGAATGGCTGCGGATGAAGGAATTGCGCCTGGTCGCGCTGGCCGATCCGGTGGCTCCGGTCGCGTTCCTGGAGACCCCGGAACAGGCTCTGGCCCGCCCGGATTCGTTCTGGCAGGAGCGGACGGCGGGTGTCACGCGCGGCACGTCCGCCCGGCAGTTCGTCGCCGAGACGCCGGACGGGGAACTGGTGGGCACGGTCGTCGTGCTGGTCGAGGAGGTCGGAGCGAAAGACATCTTCGGCGCGGAGATCACTGCCCCGCAGGCGCACTTGGTGGGCGTCTTCGTGCGTGACGAGTACCGAGGGGTGGGCCTGACCGAGCGGCTTTTCGAGGCCGCCGTCGAGTGGGCTTGGGCGCTGGAGACGCCGCCCGTCGAGCGCGTAAGGCTCTACGTCCACGAGGACAACCCGCGCGCTCAGGGCTTCTACCGCAAGTTCGGTTTCGTGGCGACGGGGCAGTGCGCGCCCGTGGTGGGGAAGGCCGGCGGCGTGGACTTGGAGATGGAGCTCGTACGAACCTGA
- a CDS encoding type VI secretion protein — MSGPAAPRETPRGIPDSLLVGLLAFLLGLTVLVWTATGLGGLLTQGAWPPGVSFTQSPMALRSLVTAPHDLPSAWPDTPPHALSGYGLFWGLLIGELLIVIVLTIFALGTFTRWRAVRARTKQQALPPRTHPLNPAPTNGTGPAIPTPAATSPATPVGSDASLTAPAVDNRFAGRNGWAQPTPVADTPAAATDPALPSAPAQGLAGTPDPVNPAGGPEVPTPRVERPDTRLHFGPPAARRPHALQAIQGAEGAALIVTSDPTLWAETKDARAKLGPVHVYDPTHRCDTPARLHWSPTAGCEDPDTAAARATALLAPVRPQARVDAAMADTAETLLRCWLHAAALESRDGKATKQLHRWAQGTAAHEAVRILRTHPKAQNGGAGLLESALTAYPERREIAQALTARALACLASIHIRDACTPNRADSLALESFVNEGGTLYVVGEAIEDPRSDPAAMPLLTALASDVVERGRRMAERSSDGRLDPPMTLVLDDVAAVAPLPRLPELLSTGQDQGLPPLVLLRSPEQARARWTEALT, encoded by the coding sequence ATGAGCGGACCGGCGGCACCGAGAGAGACCCCACGCGGCATCCCGGACTCGCTCCTGGTCGGCCTGCTGGCCTTCCTGCTGGGTCTGACCGTACTGGTGTGGACGGCCACGGGCCTGGGTGGCCTCCTCACCCAGGGCGCGTGGCCGCCAGGCGTATCGTTCACGCAGAGCCCGATGGCCCTGCGCTCCCTGGTCACCGCCCCGCACGACCTCCCGTCGGCCTGGCCGGACACCCCGCCCCACGCCCTCTCGGGCTACGGCCTGTTCTGGGGCCTGCTGATCGGCGAACTGCTCATCGTGATCGTCCTGACGATCTTCGCGCTCGGGACGTTCACACGATGGCGGGCGGTACGAGCGAGAACAAAGCAGCAAGCCCTCCCTCCCAGAACCCACCCCCTCAACCCAGCCCCTACCAACGGAACCGGCCCTGCGATCCCGACTCCGGCCGCTACCAGCCCCGCGACGCCAGTCGGGAGTGACGCTTCCCTCACCGCCCCCGCTGTGGACAATCGTTTCGCAGGGCGGAACGGGTGGGCACAGCCAACGCCGGTGGCAGACACCCCGGCCGCCGCCACGGACCCCGCGCTGCCGTCGGCGCCCGCACAGGGACTGGCCGGCACACCAGACCCCGTAAACCCCGCAGGGGGCCCGGAGGTACCCACTCCCAGAGTCGAACGACCGGACACCCGGCTCCACTTCGGCCCCCCGGCCGCCCGGCGGCCCCACGCCCTCCAGGCGATCCAGGGCGCGGAGGGCGCGGCCCTGATCGTCACCTCGGACCCGACCCTGTGGGCCGAGACGAAAGACGCCCGGGCCAAACTCGGCCCCGTACACGTCTACGACCCCACCCACCGCTGCGACACCCCCGCCCGCCTGCACTGGTCCCCCACCGCGGGCTGCGAGGACCCCGACACGGCGGCCGCGCGGGCCACCGCGCTCCTGGCCCCCGTACGCCCCCAGGCCCGCGTGGACGCCGCGATGGCCGACACCGCGGAAACCCTGCTGCGCTGCTGGCTGCACGCCGCCGCCCTGGAGAGCCGCGACGGCAAGGCGACGAAGCAGTTGCACCGCTGGGCCCAGGGAACGGCCGCCCACGAAGCCGTACGGATCCTGCGCACCCACCCCAAGGCCCAGAACGGCGGCGCGGGCCTCCTGGAGTCCGCGCTCACCGCGTACCCCGAACGCCGGGAGATCGCCCAGGCGTTGACCGCCCGCGCTCTCGCATGCCTCGCCTCGATCCACATCCGCGACGCCTGCACACCGAACCGAGCGGATTCGCTCGCTCTGGAATCTTTCGTGAACGAAGGGGGCACCCTCTATGTGGTGGGCGAAGCGATCGAGGATCCCCGGTCCGACCCCGCCGCGATGCCCCTCCTGACGGCGCTCGCCTCAGACGTGGTCGAGCGCGGCCGCCGCATGGCCGAACGGTCATCTGACGGTCGCCTCGACCCACCAATGACGCTCGTCCTGGACGACGTCGCGGCAGTGGCCCCCCTTCCCCGCCTTCCGGAGCTGCTGTCGACCGGTCAGGACCAGGGCCTGCCGCCCCTGGTCCTGCTCCGCTCCCCCGAACAGGCCCGCGCGCGCTGGACCGAAGCGCTGACCTGA
- a CDS encoding ATP-binding protein, whose product MRDPLSLLSDAFTSLLFGKVETTRLPVRTSTGQAQAVYLPTAAPGLGDSGVIIGREVYSGKGYIYDPFQLYGQQLPAPHWLVLGESGNGKSALEKTYVLRQLRFRDRQVVVLDAQGEDGVGEWNLIARELGITPIRLDPMTAMDGGIRLNPLDPAITTTGQLALLRTIIEVAMGHGLDERSGFALKVAHAYVNATITDRQPVLTDIVEQLRHPEAESAEAMNVDIDDVRAWGLDVALVLDRLVDGDLRGMFDGPTTVGIDLDAPLIVFDLSHIDRNSIAMPILMAIVGVWLEHTWIRPDRKKRIFLVEEAWHIINSPFVAQLFQRLLKFGRRLGLSFVAVVHHLSDVVDGAAAREAAAILKMASTRTIYAQKADEARATGRVLGLPRWAVEIIPTLTPGIAVWDVNGNVQVVKHLITERERPLVFTDRAMTESAATDDILASELDSRLESETERRAALREQHLSAAPDSSESTVA is encoded by the coding sequence ATGCGAGATCCGCTGTCTCTCCTCTCCGACGCCTTCACCTCCCTGCTCTTCGGCAAGGTGGAGACCACCCGGCTGCCCGTCCGCACCTCCACGGGCCAGGCCCAGGCCGTCTACCTGCCGACCGCCGCCCCCGGCCTCGGCGACTCCGGCGTGATCATCGGGCGCGAGGTGTACAGCGGCAAGGGATACATCTACGACCCCTTCCAGCTGTACGGCCAACAGCTCCCGGCCCCGCACTGGCTGGTGCTCGGCGAGTCCGGCAACGGCAAGTCGGCCCTGGAGAAGACGTACGTCCTGCGGCAGTTGCGCTTCCGCGACCGCCAGGTCGTCGTGCTGGACGCGCAGGGCGAGGACGGCGTCGGCGAATGGAACCTCATCGCGCGCGAGCTGGGGATAACCCCCATCCGGCTCGACCCGATGACCGCGATGGACGGCGGCATCCGGCTCAACCCCCTGGACCCGGCGATCACGACCACCGGCCAGCTCGCCCTGCTTCGAACGATCATCGAAGTTGCGATGGGACACGGCCTGGACGAACGATCGGGTTTCGCTCTCAAGGTGGCGCACGCCTACGTCAACGCCACGATCACGGACCGTCAGCCGGTCCTGACCGACATCGTGGAACAACTGCGCCACCCCGAGGCGGAGTCGGCCGAGGCGATGAACGTCGACATAGACGATGTACGGGCCTGGGGACTCGACGTCGCCCTGGTGCTCGACCGCCTGGTCGACGGCGACCTGCGCGGCATGTTCGACGGCCCGACGACCGTCGGCATCGACCTGGACGCACCTCTGATCGTCTTCGATCTTTCGCACATCGATCGAAATTCGATCGCGATGCCGATCCTCATGGCGATCGTGGGCGTCTGGCTGGAGCACACCTGGATCCGCCCCGACCGGAAGAAGCGCATCTTCCTGGTCGAGGAGGCCTGGCACATCATCAACAGCCCCTTCGTCGCCCAGCTCTTCCAACGCCTGCTCAAGTTCGGCCGCCGGCTCGGCCTGTCGTTCGTGGCGGTGGTCCACCACCTGAGCGACGTCGTGGACGGCGCGGCCGCGCGGGAGGCCGCCGCGATCCTGAAAATGGCCTCGACCAGGACCATCTACGCCCAGAAGGCGGACGAGGCACGGGCCACGGGCCGGGTACTAGGCCTGCCACGCTGGGCGGTGGAGATCATCCCGACGCTCACCCCCGGCATCGCGGTGTGGGACGTGAACGGCAACGTCCAAGTGGTCAAACACCTGATCACCGAGCGAGAACGCCCCCTGGTCTTCACCGACCGCGCCATGACCGAATCGGCGGCCACGGACGACATCCTCGCCTCGGAGCTGGACTCCCGGCTCGAATCGGAGACGGAACGCCGAGCGGCCCTCAGGGAACAGCATCTGTCCGCCGCACCCGACTCCTCCGAGTCCACGGTGGCCTGA
- a CDS encoding SCO6880 family protein: MTTQSQPVTPRRTYLIGRARPSAVVGKNRETGEIALIIGGAFLGMVCGLLVPVLSLRIVLLMGFPFLALAAVYVPYKHRTFYKWFEINRSYKRSLRRGTAYRSGSPEAGVRLDGREVEVGPPPGIGHITWLAAPFGPDEIAVLLHADRRTVTAAIEIEGPGVGLRDSEDQEALVDRFGTLLKHVANGDGFVTRLQMLARTLPADPDAHAKDVAQRGDTKAPDWLQESYDQLQSMVSTSSEQHRAYLVACMQYSRELAAEANAMARAANPHGRKLDRDAGLAVVMARELTDICARLAEADIRVRQPLGQSRLSSLVHSMYDPDHPIDHIQAMTKRNAWPAELDAVEPTYLQAKTRESSTRAPWCHATAWVKEWPMTPVGVNFLAPLLVHTPDVIRTVAVCMDLEPTEVAIERMLTEKTNDEAEASRAAKMNRTVDPRDIAAHGRLDQRGEDLASGAAGVNLVGYITVSSRSPEALARDKRTIRASAGKSYLKLEWCDREHHRAFVNTLPFATGIRR; this comes from the coding sequence TTGACGACCCAGTCCCAGCCGGTCACGCCCCGCCGTACGTATCTGATCGGCCGCGCCAGGCCGTCGGCCGTCGTCGGCAAGAACCGGGAGACCGGCGAGATCGCACTGATCATCGGCGGTGCCTTCCTCGGCATGGTGTGCGGGCTGCTCGTCCCGGTCCTGTCCCTGCGCATCGTGCTCCTGATGGGTTTCCCCTTCCTGGCGCTCGCCGCGGTGTACGTGCCGTACAAGCACCGCACCTTCTACAAGTGGTTTGAAATCAACCGCAGTTATAAGCGTTCGCTGCGCCGGGGCACCGCCTACCGTTCGGGTTCACCCGAGGCGGGCGTACGCCTCGACGGGCGCGAGGTCGAGGTCGGACCGCCACCCGGCATCGGCCACATCACCTGGCTCGCCGCGCCCTTCGGCCCCGACGAGATCGCCGTCCTGCTGCATGCCGACCGGCGTACCGTCACCGCCGCCATCGAGATCGAGGGCCCCGGCGTCGGCCTGCGCGACAGCGAGGACCAGGAAGCTCTGGTCGACCGGTTCGGCACGCTGCTCAAGCACGTCGCCAACGGCGACGGCTTCGTGACCCGGCTCCAGATGCTGGCCCGCACCCTGCCCGCCGACCCCGACGCCCACGCCAAGGACGTCGCCCAGCGCGGCGACACCAAGGCGCCCGACTGGCTCCAGGAGTCCTACGACCAGCTCCAGTCCATGGTGTCCACCTCCAGCGAGCAGCACCGCGCCTACCTCGTCGCGTGCATGCAGTACAGCCGCGAACTCGCCGCCGAGGCCAACGCGATGGCCCGCGCCGCCAACCCGCACGGCCGCAAACTCGACCGCGACGCGGGCCTGGCCGTCGTCATGGCACGCGAACTGACCGACATCTGCGCCCGGCTGGCCGAGGCCGACATCCGCGTACGCCAGCCGCTCGGACAGAGCCGGCTCTCCTCCCTCGTGCACTCCATGTACGACCCGGACCACCCCATCGACCACATCCAGGCCATGACCAAGCGCAACGCCTGGCCGGCCGAGCTCGACGCGGTGGAGCCCACCTACCTCCAGGCCAAGACCCGCGAGTCCTCCACGCGGGCCCCCTGGTGCCACGCCACTGCCTGGGTCAAGGAGTGGCCGATGACCCCGGTCGGCGTCAACTTCCTCGCGCCGCTGCTCGTCCACACCCCTGATGTGATCCGCACGGTCGCCGTCTGCATGGACCTGGAGCCGACCGAAGTCGCCATCGAGCGCATGCTCACGGAGAAGACCAACGACGAGGCGGAAGCCTCCCGCGCGGCCAAGATGAACCGCACGGTCGACCCCCGCGACATCGCCGCCCACGGCCGTCTCGACCAGCGCGGCGAAGACCTCGCGAGCGGCGCCGCCGGCGTCAACCTGGTCGGCTACATCACGGTGTCCTCGCGTTCGCCCGAAGCCCTGGCCCGCGACAAGCGGACCATCAGAGCCTCCGCCGGCAAGTCCTATCTGAAGCTGGAGTGGTGCGACCGCGAGCACCACCGCGCCTTCGTCAACACCTTGCCGTTCGCGACCGGAATCCGCCGCTAG
- a CDS encoding trypsin-like peptidase domain-containing protein — MKRTGISGRKFAPRRGRFGALSAAAVLLVIPTYGDHDTVARSLTTTAPATAADARVGALFKGDLDGGHYCTASVVHSSGHDLIVTAAHCMSGDESEGGRTVFAPAYRDGSAPYGTWPVESVYADDSWNEDGDQDSDVAFAVLGPGSQGGKQIEDVVGAAPLFTGRATGGPVTVTGYPSDTEVPQVCTNTATAYGATQQRVDCPDFPGGTSGSPWVTAGGAVAGVIGGYEFGGDDPDVSYSVVFGPVTKSLYKLAESAGDPEPVAHATARAAETAAVTENQPLVCACLLP; from the coding sequence ATGAAGCGCACTGGCATCTCCGGGAGGAAGTTCGCCCCCAGGCGCGGGAGGTTCGGCGCGCTGTCGGCGGCGGCGGTGCTGCTGGTCATACCGACGTACGGCGACCACGACACGGTGGCCAGGAGCCTGACCACGACCGCTCCGGCCACGGCGGCCGACGCGCGGGTGGGCGCGCTGTTCAAGGGGGATCTCGACGGCGGGCACTACTGCACCGCGTCGGTCGTTCACAGCTCGGGACACGATCTCATCGTGACGGCCGCGCACTGCATGTCGGGCGACGAGTCGGAGGGCGGCAGGACGGTGTTCGCACCCGCCTACCGGGACGGTTCGGCGCCGTACGGGACATGGCCGGTGGAGTCGGTGTACGCGGACGACAGCTGGAACGAGGACGGGGACCAGGACAGCGACGTCGCCTTCGCGGTGCTCGGGCCCGGCTCGCAGGGCGGCAAGCAGATCGAGGACGTGGTGGGCGCGGCCCCGCTGTTCACCGGCCGCGCGACGGGCGGGCCGGTGACCGTCACCGGGTATCCCTCGGACACCGAGGTCCCGCAGGTCTGCACGAACACGGCGACGGCCTACGGCGCCACCCAGCAGCGCGTCGACTGCCCCGACTTCCCCGGTGGCACCAGCGGCAGCCCCTGGGTCACCGCGGGCGGGGCGGTCGCGGGAGTGATCGGCGGGTACGAGTTCGGCGGTGACGACCCCGACGTCTCGTACAGCGTCGTCTTCGGGCCGGTCACCAAGTCGCTGTACAAGCTGGCGGAGTCGGCGGGCGACCCGGAGCCGGTGGCGCACGCGACGGCGCGGGCGGCGGAAACCGCTGCGGTGACGGAAAATCAGCCGCTGGTGTGCGCGTGCCTGTTGCCCTGA